Genomic DNA from Archangium lipolyticum:
GTTTGCTTTCTGCGGGCCTCTAATCGACTGGGGTCAAGCTTGGCTGAGTCTCTTCGACGGCGTTGGTACGAGGCCTTCATCCGGAGCACGCTCGCCCGCCCGTGGCGGGTCGTGCTGGCCTTCACGTTGCTGGCGCTGGGTGGAGCCCTGCTGGCCGGACGCCTGGAGTTCCGCGGGTCCTTCGTGGAACTGCTGCCCAAGGAGGCCCCCGAGGTCCAGGATCTGACGCGGGTGGCGCAGAAGGCCGGCGGAGACGGCTACCTGGTGGTGCGCGCGCAGGGCGCGAAGCCCGAGGCGCTGCGCGCCTTCTCCGATGCCCTGGCCAGGAAGCTCGAAACGCTACCGGAGGTGCGCTACGTCGAGCACCACTTCGACGTGGCCTTCTTCGAGGAGCGCGGGCTGCTGCTGCTCCCCACGGAGCAGCTGAAGGCGCTGCGCAAGGACGTGGAGACGCGGCTGCGCTACGAGAAGCAGAAGGCCCTGGCGGTGGACCTGCTGGACGAGCAGGACGCGCCGCCGGACTTCGACGCCATCGTCAAGAAGTACAGCCCGGAGGCGCCCATGCGCGAGTACCTCGGGAGCGCGGATGGCTCCGAGGTATTCCTCATGGTGAAGCCGGATGGGACGGCCGGTGACATCGTCTTCGCGCAGAAGCTGGTGGACGACGTGAAGCGCGCGGCGGCCGAGGTGGCCCAGGGCTGGCCCGGGGTGGAGCTCGACTACGCGGGCGCCTTCCAGGCCCGGCTCGAGGAAGACGCGGTGATGCGCAAGGATCTCACGCGCGCCGGAGTCCTCTCGGCGGTGATGGCGGTGGCCATCATCCTGCTGGCCACGCGGCGGCTGTGGGCGCTGGCGGTGGTGGGCGTGCCCGTCATCTTCGGCGTGACGCTGACGTTCGCCGTGGCGGAGCTGGCGATCGGCCACCTCAACATCGTCACGGGCTTCCTGGTGGCCATCCTCATCGGCCTGGGCCTGGAGTACGGCATCCACCTGGCCATGCGCTACTGGGAGGAGCGGCGCGAGCACTCCGCGCCCCAGGCGCTGGCGGAGGCCGTGCGCGGCACCTTCGCGGGAGCCATCACCTCGGCGCTGACGAACGCGGCGGCCTTCTTCGTGCTGCTGTTCGCCCAGTTCGAGGCCTTCAAGCAGTTCGGCCTGCTGGCGGGCGTGGGCGTCGTCACGTCCGTGCTGGTGGCCTATGGCCTGGGCCCCGCGCTGCTGGTGCTCGCCGAGCGCCTGCGCCCCGGCGCACGCAAGCAGGAGACCGCGCACGCGCCCGAGGCCCCCGCCCAGGCGACGCCGCGCCTGCCCGGCAAGCGCATGCCCACGGCGGCCATCACCGTCATCCTGCTGTCGGTGCTCGGCTTCGCGGGCTACTCCCTCTACGTGTCGCCGCGCGTGGGCTTCGAGACGAACATGCGCAACCTCAAGGGCGAGTCGCCCGCGATGCGCCTGGATGACCACATCATCGAGCAGACCGGCACGCCGCTCAACCCGGCCATCCTCCTGGTGGAGGACCTGAAGCAGGCCCAGGTGGTGCAGCAGGTCATCGACGAGGTGAAGGCGCGCCATGGCGCGGACTCGACCTTCCTGCGGTCCGCCTCGCTCAATGATCTACTGCCCCAGGACGTGCCGGCGCACCAGGAGCAGATCTCCGCGCTGCGCGGGATGCTGGAGCGGCTGCCCCAGGACGCGCAGGAGGATCCGCGCGTGGCCACGGTGAAGAAGATGCTGGAGGCCCAACCCTACGGGCCGGAGCAGATGCCCGTGGAGGTGCGCCGCCGCTTCGAGGCGCTGGATGGCAAGGGCATGTTCCTGCTGCTGTTCCCCTCGGTGTCCAACCACGACACCCGGGAGCTGTCGGCGTGGGCCTCGCAGCTCGACGAGGTCATCGCCGGCTCCAAGGCCCGGGGCGTGGACCTCGCGGTGTTGGATAGCAACCGGATCGCCGCGCGCATCTTCTCCATGGTGCGCGGAGACGGACCGTTCATCCTCTGGGCCGCCGCGTCGGTGGTCTTCGTGACCATCCTCATCAGCCTGCGCAGCTTCAAGCGCGCCTGCCTGGTGGCCGGGCCTCTGTTCCTGGGCATGCTGTGCCTGGCGGGCGGCATGTACCTGTTCGACGTCCAGCTCAACTTCATCAACGCGGTGGTGCTGCCCAACCTGCTCGCCATCGCCGTGGACAACTCGGTGCACCTCTTCCACCGGTACGAGGAGGAGGGCCCTGGCTCCCTGGGCCACGTGGTGCGCCATACGGGCCTGGCGGCCGTGGTCGCCACCCTGTCCAATGCCGCGGGCTACGGCGCTTTGTTGATCTCTCATCACGCGGGCTTGAGGTCGATCGGCCAGATTGCACTTCTGGGCGTCATGTGCACCTTCCTGGGCACCACCGTCTTCTTCCCGGCCATGCTCGCCTTGATGGAGCGCTGGAAGGGCCGGAAGCGGGAGGGGGGCATGGTTCGGAGCCTGGAGATTGGCGCGCCCAGGAAGGACGAGGCCGCTACGGAACCGGGGGAGCGTAAATCGGCGTGAGCGAATGGACTTCGTATAGCCGTACCCGCGATGTCGGCCAGGAAGTGAGCTTCAAGGCAGTCGACCTCATCATCGTCGTCTCCTGCTCATTGGCCGCCCTGGCACTCGTGGGCCCAGCTCGCTGGGCCCCCGGCTCCACGGAGTCCGCTGTCTACTTCGCCATCTTCGCGCTCGGCCCCCTGGTGCTGCGCACCCTGGAGGCCTCCTTTCCCAGGAACCGGCTGCTGGCCTTCATGGCCTCCTTCTGGCTGCTGCCGGTGTTGAGCCTCAGCCACGGGTTGCTCAACCCCCTGGTGACGGCCGCCACCCCGGTACTTCGCGACGCCCAGCTCGCCATGCTGGATCAGCGGCTGTTCGGGGCCCAGGCGTCCGTGGTGCTCGGGCAGGTGGTGCCGCCCTGGCTCACCGACATCCTGATGATCTGCTACTACGGCCACTTCGTCTGGCCGTTGGCGCTGGGCCTGGTGCTGTACTTCACCGACCGCCGCGAGGCCTTCGACGAGTACCTCATCGCGCTGAGCCTCTTCTTCCTGGCCAACTACGTCTGCTACGCGCTGGTGCCCGCCATCGGCCCGCGCTACTTCCTCTTCCACGCCTTCTCCGGGCCCGTGAATGGACTGTGGGTGACGTCCTTCCTGGACTCGGTGATGCGCATGCCGCC
This window encodes:
- a CDS encoding efflux RND transporter permease subunit, whose amino-acid sequence is MAESLRRRWYEAFIRSTLARPWRVVLAFTLLALGGALLAGRLEFRGSFVELLPKEAPEVQDLTRVAQKAGGDGYLVVRAQGAKPEALRAFSDALARKLETLPEVRYVEHHFDVAFFEERGLLLLPTEQLKALRKDVETRLRYEKQKALAVDLLDEQDAPPDFDAIVKKYSPEAPMREYLGSADGSEVFLMVKPDGTAGDIVFAQKLVDDVKRAAAEVAQGWPGVELDYAGAFQARLEEDAVMRKDLTRAGVLSAVMAVAIILLATRRLWALAVVGVPVIFGVTLTFAVAELAIGHLNIVTGFLVAILIGLGLEYGIHLAMRYWEERREHSAPQALAEAVRGTFAGAITSALTNAAAFFVLLFAQFEAFKQFGLLAGVGVVTSVLVAYGLGPALLVLAERLRPGARKQETAHAPEAPAQATPRLPGKRMPTAAITVILLSVLGFAGYSLYVSPRVGFETNMRNLKGESPAMRLDDHIIEQTGTPLNPAILLVEDLKQAQVVQQVIDEVKARHGADSTFLRSASLNDLLPQDVPAHQEQISALRGMLERLPQDAQEDPRVATVKKMLEAQPYGPEQMPVEVRRRFEALDGKGMFLLLFPSVSNHDTRELSAWASQLDEVIAGSKARGVDLAVLDSNRIAARIFSMVRGDGPFILWAAASVVFVTILISLRSFKRACLVAGPLFLGMLCLAGGMYLFDVQLNFINAVVLPNLLAIAVDNSVHLFHRYEEEGPGSLGHVVRHTGLAAVVATLSNAAGYGALLISHHAGLRSIGQIALLGVMCTFLGTTVFFPAMLALMERWKGRKREGGMVRSLEIGAPRKDEAATEPGERKSA
- a CDS encoding phosphatase PAP2 family protein, translated to MSEWTSYSRTRDVGQEVSFKAVDLIIVVSCSLAALALVGPARWAPGSTESAVYFAIFALGPLVLRTLEASFPRNRLLAFMASFWLLPVLSLSHGLLNPLVTAATPVLRDAQLAMLDQRLFGAQASVVLGQVVPPWLTDILMICYYGHFVWPLALGLVLYFTDRREAFDEYLIALSLFFLANYVCYALVPAIGPRYFLFHAFSGPVNGLWVTSFLDSVMRMPPFSRDCFPSGHTGTALLVLVYAFRFAPRFFRVMLVPAICLILATLVGRFHYLTDLLCAVPLMGVVVSLAVAWSRATARREVTRPVRMDAIVRP